From Ancylobacter pratisalsi, one genomic window encodes:
- the ybeY gene encoding rRNA maturation RNase YbeY, producing MNDGSGIEVDVLVEAGAWSTIPEATNIIGRAVIAACLGAAEEFEIDLEGAEIAVKLTDDAAIRMLNRDWRGKDTATNVLSFPTSEVARTAGTPHFGDIAIAYETLEREAAGEGKPLADHLMHLAVHGTLHLLGYDHEVAEEAEEMEAMERHVLAALGVPDPYSETEPVHEEH from the coding sequence ATGAATGATGGCAGTGGGATAGAGGTCGACGTTCTTGTGGAGGCTGGCGCGTGGTCAACCATCCCGGAGGCGACGAACATTATCGGTAGGGCCGTGATCGCGGCCTGTCTTGGGGCCGCCGAGGAGTTCGAGATCGACCTCGAAGGCGCCGAGATCGCGGTCAAGCTCACCGACGATGCGGCGATCCGCATGTTGAACCGCGACTGGCGAGGCAAGGATACCGCAACCAACGTGCTGTCTTTTCCCACGTCGGAGGTGGCGCGCACGGCCGGCACGCCCCATTTCGGCGATATCGCGATCGCCTATGAGACACTGGAGCGTGAAGCGGCGGGTGAGGGCAAGCCCCTCGCGGATCATCTGATGCACCTGGCCGTGCATGGCACGCTTCACCTGCTCGGCTACGACCATGAGGTCGCAGAGGAAGCCGAAGAAATGGAAGCGATGGAACGCCACGTACTCGCGGCACTCGGCGTGCCAGACCCCTATTCCGAAACCGAACCCGTTCACGAAGAACACTGA
- the miaB gene encoding tRNA (N6-isopentenyl adenosine(37)-C2)-methylthiotransferase MiaB, whose protein sequence is MSEPRKLYVRSFGCQMNVYDAQRMTDTLAREGFVEAETAEDADLVILNTCHIREKAAEKVYSELGRLRVAQEEAGRRQMIAVAGCVAQAEGGEILKRARGVDLVVGPQSYHKLPELIADAERRGGNRRAGIVETEFPVEDKFDFLAPPTRAAIAKRGPTAFVTVQEGCDKFCTFCVVPYTRGTEVSRPVAKILDEVMRLADGGVREVTLIGQNVNAYHGADAGGRPSGLAELVRRVAEVPGIARVRYTTSHPRDMDDDLIAAHRDLPALMPYLHLPVQSGSNRILAAMNRKHDRELFFETVEKVRAARPDIAFSSDFIVGFPGETDEDFADTMDLVEKVGFAGAFSFKYSSRPGTPAATMDAQLSEDVKSQRIYALQALLDRQKAAFDAACHGRRFEILLEKPGRFPGQLIGRSPYLQSVVVEAPREAIGTLAMVEVRGVSTKSLSGDIIGGEFYADGAVGHTHFPGQSETVEA, encoded by the coding sequence ATGAGCGAGCCCCGCAAACTTTACGTCCGCTCCTTCGGCTGCCAGATGAACGTCTATGACGCCCAGCGCATGACGGATACACTGGCGCGGGAAGGCTTTGTCGAAGCCGAGACGGCCGAGGACGCTGATCTCGTCATACTCAACACCTGCCATATTCGCGAAAAGGCGGCGGAAAAGGTCTATTCCGAGCTTGGTCGCCTGCGCGTGGCGCAGGAAGAGGCCGGGCGGCGGCAGATGATCGCGGTCGCGGGCTGCGTCGCCCAGGCCGAAGGCGGAGAAATTCTCAAGCGCGCCCGCGGCGTTGACCTCGTGGTCGGCCCGCAGAGCTACCACAAGCTGCCCGAACTAATCGCCGATGCGGAGCGACGCGGCGGCAACCGCCGGGCGGGCATCGTCGAAACCGAGTTTCCGGTCGAGGACAAGTTCGACTTCCTCGCCCCGCCCACCCGTGCAGCCATCGCCAAGCGTGGCCCCACCGCTTTCGTCACGGTGCAGGAAGGTTGCGACAAGTTCTGCACCTTCTGCGTGGTGCCCTATACGCGCGGCACCGAGGTCTCGCGCCCCGTGGCCAAGATCCTCGACGAGGTCATGCGACTTGCCGATGGCGGGGTGCGCGAAGTCACTCTCATCGGCCAGAACGTCAATGCCTATCACGGCGCCGATGCGGGCGGGCGACCGTCCGGACTTGCTGAACTGGTGAGGCGCGTTGCCGAAGTGCCCGGCATTGCGCGCGTGCGCTACACGACGAGCCATCCGCGTGACATGGACGACGATCTGATCGCGGCTCATCGCGATCTCCCCGCGCTGATGCCCTATCTGCATCTTCCGGTTCAATCCGGCTCGAACCGCATTCTCGCGGCAATGAACCGCAAGCATGACCGCGAGCTGTTCTTCGAGACCGTGGAGAAGGTGCGCGCGGCGCGCCCCGACATCGCTTTTTCGTCGGATTTTATCGTCGGCTTTCCCGGCGAAACAGACGAGGACTTCGCGGATACGATGGACCTCGTGGAGAAGGTCGGCTTTGCCGGCGCTTTCTCCTTCAAGTATTCCTCGCGTCCCGGCACGCCTGCGGCGACCATGGACGCGCAGCTTTCCGAGGACGTGAAATCCCAACGGATCTACGCGCTTCAAGCCCTGCTGGACCGGCAGAAGGCTGCCTTCGACGCGGCCTGCCACGGGCGGCGCTTCGAAATCCTGCTGGAGAAGCCCGGTCGTTTTCCGGGCCAGCTCATCGGACGATCGCCCTATCTTCAGTCCGTCGTGGTCGAAGCGCCGCGCGAGGCGATCGGCACCCTTGCCATGGTAGAAGTGCGCGGGGTCAGTACGAAGAGTCTTTCCGGCGACATCATCGGTGGCGAATTCTATGCCGATGGTGCCGTCGGGCATACGCATTTCCCTGGGCAAAGCGAGACGGTGGAGGCGTGA
- a CDS encoding PhoH family protein, with the protein MNWADTPEDSPSQVVLAFDDNRLASLLFGHYGQNLALIERRLEIVAEQRGNHVTLEGTRDACEQARHVLETLYARLKKGGELVPGDVEGVIREAASQGFLFDFDPATQKQSFDEIQLRRRPVRARTAAQDAYIRALKRHTLVFGVGPAGTGKTWLAVAYAVHLLERRVVDRLILSRPAVEAGERLGFLPGDMKEKVDPYLRPIYDALHDLMDRAFVERALTSGEIEIAPLAFMRGRTLANACVILDEAQNTTSMQMKMFLTRLGENSHMIITGDPTQIDLPPGQTSGLAEAVDLLGNIEDVEVCHFTAADVVRHELVGRIVAAYDSKGSAGRANAPPKAPAR; encoded by the coding sequence GTGAACTGGGCGGATACTCCCGAGGACAGCCCAAGCCAGGTCGTGCTCGCCTTCGACGACAACCGCTTGGCGAGCCTGCTTTTCGGCCACTATGGTCAGAACCTCGCCCTGATTGAACGCCGGCTTGAGATCGTCGCCGAGCAGCGCGGAAACCATGTCACGCTCGAAGGCACGCGCGACGCCTGCGAGCAGGCCCGCCACGTGCTGGAAACGCTTTATGCCCGGCTGAAGAAGGGTGGCGAACTGGTGCCGGGCGACGTCGAGGGCGTGATTCGCGAGGCGGCCTCGCAGGGCTTCCTGTTCGATTTCGACCCAGCGACGCAGAAGCAGAGCTTCGACGAAATTCAGCTTCGCCGCCGTCCGGTGCGGGCGCGCACCGCCGCACAGGACGCCTATATCCGCGCCCTGAAGCGCCACACGCTGGTGTTTGGCGTCGGACCCGCCGGCACCGGCAAGACCTGGCTGGCGGTGGCCTATGCGGTCCACCTTCTGGAACGACGCGTCGTCGACCGGCTTATCCTGTCGCGCCCGGCCGTGGAGGCGGGCGAACGGCTCGGCTTCCTGCCCGGCGACATGAAGGAGAAGGTCGATCCGTATCTGCGTCCCATCTACGACGCCCTGCACGACCTGATGGATCGCGCTTTCGTCGAGCGCGCCCTCACCTCCGGTGAGATCGAGATCGCCCCGCTTGCCTTTATGCGCGGGCGAACACTGGCGAATGCCTGCGTGATCCTCGACGAGGCGCAGAACACCACATCTATGCAGATGAAAATGTTCCTGACGCGCCTCGGCGAGAACTCCCACATGATCATCACCGGCGACCCGACCCAGATCGATCTCCCGCCGGGACAAACCTCCGGCCTTGCCGAAGCCGTCGATCTGCTGGGCAATATCGAGGACGTCGAGGTCTGCCATTTCACTGCCGCGGATGTGGTTCGCCACGAGCTCGTCGGCCGTATTGTGGCGGCCTATGACAGCAAGGGCAGCGCTGGAAGGGCCAATGCCCCGCCAAAGGCTCCCGCTCGATGA